CCAAGGACCTCGATACCATCACTGAAGACCCCACCATTACTTCTCTCTATTTTGATTCCCCTCAGTTTGATCTCTACAATCAAAAGGTCGCACGAGCACCCGAAGCCGGATCTTTGCGACTGCGCTGGACGGGATCACTCAAAGACAAACCTACCATCCAATTGGAAAAGAAGATTGtcaccgacgacgacgaaaGTCGACAAGTCAAGGTACAGCTCAAAGACAAGCACATTAAGGAATTTTTGGACGGCGAGTACCGCTTCGATAAAAAGCTCCATCGCATGGAGGATTCGAACAATGGCGAGTCGGCGGCCgccgaagccttgaagaaggatGTGGATGAGCTGCAGTCCTTCATCAAGGACAATGACCTACAACCCATGCTTCGGGCCAACTACACGCGCACCGCTTTCCAAATTCCTGGCAATGATCGAATTCGTATTTCACTCGATACCAACCTTGCCCTCATTCGGGAAGATATCCTCGACAGTGAACGTCCATGTCGCGATCCATCTGAGTGGCACCGTACCGACTTGGATGATGCCGACATGACGTACCCCTTCAATGCTGTCAGGACTGGAGAGATCACTCGCTTCCCTCACGCTTTGCTCGAGATCCAGCTTCGAGGTAAGGCTCATAACACCGAGTGGGTCAAGGATTTGATGGTCTCCCACCTGGTCAAGGATGCTCCCCGCTTCTCCAAATTCGTCCACGGCGTTGCCTCACTATTTGAAGACCATGTCAACAGCTTCCCCTTCTGGCTTGGTGAACTTGAAAATGATATTCGTCGTGATCCCGAAACTGCATTCCACGAGGAACAAGAGCGATTGGCTCGACGAGCGGAAGAGAACATAGCAGTGGGCAGCTTCATGGGAGACGCGCGCAGCCCAGGTGTTCGCCCACAGGTCGGGTCGCCTTACCACCAATACTCTAGTGCAGGCTCTCCCTCGGCCATGCGGAGATCCTCAGCAGTCACCGAACCTGCTGCGCGGTCCCCACGTCCCTCGATCCCAGAGCCCCAGCGCCGTGATACCGAACCCGCTCCCGAACCAGAGGAAGAACCCGGGCCGCCCACTCGTGTCGAGTCCATCTTTCAATTCTTGGGGCTATCTCCTCAGCGCTGGCTTGGGGAATCTGTCTCTCTGCCGCCTGGCGTTCGACACCCCGGCGTCTGGATCAAAGATGCCGGGCCCGTTCGTGTGGAAAGTAAGGTCTACCTTGCCAACCAGCGAACTTTTATCAAATGGCTTCACATCAGTATCCTCCTATCGAGTTTATCATTGGGTCTTTACAATGCTGCTGGCAAGCACAACCAGGTAGCCCAGGCACTGGCTGTCGTCTATACATTCTTTGCCATCTTCGCCGCAGTCTGGGGATGGTTCATGTACGAGAGACGGGCCCGCCTCATCCGCCAGCGGAGTGGAAAAGACTTAGACAACATGTTCGGTCCTATTGTAGTCTGCATCGGTTTGGCAGTTGCCTTGGTTCTGAACTTTGTTTTCAAGGTTAGATACCCTtggtcatttttttttcaacccgGTCTTCTCGCTAACTCGTCAATAGTATTCCTCGGCACTAAGTCAAGGCCGCAACCACCCGCTTCCTATGCCTGTTTACTCTAACTCATCGGCTATTTTCGACAGCAACTCGGGAGGTTCGTGGGGTAACTTGAACCAGGCCCAGCAGGTTTTGTGATGGTTTTTCTGGAGCCTTTTCTTCAAAGTGTGGCTTCATCGGCGGAGCTTTGGTGTGGTTGTTGGATAATGGCATGCACTTCAGAATAACATCCTTCGGGGACATTTGTGATTAATGTTGTGTGTTGTCGATATTGTTCCTCTTATTCAATGCGTATATTGTAATTACAGCAAATTCAGAGTAGTCCCATTTTTAAAGATGCGAAATCCCAAGACATGCGAAACCACCTGAAACCCGCGGAATGTCATTGAAACGCTTACAAATCGACTGTCAGCCCCCGACGCCCATAAGCAACGCTCAAAAGTACAAAGCAAAGATATCTCCCAACTTCCAATCCATCACCTCCCTCCTATTTTCTTGACACAATGACGAACTTCCAAATCCAGATAATCTCAGACACCGTCTGTCCCGTGAGCATTCCAACCATAAGACAGATCTATACCCCAACCATCCAAATCCACCTGAAATTCGCATACTAACCCATGTTCAAATAAATTAAAAAGTGGTGCTACGTTGGTTACCGCCGCCTCTCACGAGCAATAACCACCCACCAAGCTACATACCCAGCAGACACATTCAGCCTGCACTGGAAAGCATTCTACCTCAACCCAGCAGGAGCCGAATATCCCGGCATCAACAAAGCCGAGATGTACACCCGGAAATTCGGGGCTGAGCGCACGGAAGCAATCTTCGCGCGACTATCTGCTGTCGGCAAGGGTGAGGGGATCCAGTTTAGTTTTGGCGGGAACACTGGTCTCACGCGAGACTCGCATCGCTTGCTTTGGTTTGCTGGCCAGCGGGAGGCTGAAGAAGGGGCTGAGAAGGAGGGTGCGCATGGTGGTACTGGTGGTGTTATTGGCGGGTTGCAGACCAGGGTTGCGGAGCAGCTGTTTCGGGCTTATTtcgaggatgagaagaacaTTACCGATTTGAAGATTCTTGTGGAGGCGGGTGTTGGGGCGGGATTGGATCGGGATACTGTGAAGAAGCTGTTGGATGAGGATATTGGTGCTCAGGATGTTGATTTGGAGGCCAAGATGGCAGCCAGGAGGTTGGTTTCTGGCGTGCCGTATATCTCGGTGCAAGGAAAATATCATGTTGAAGGGGCTGATGAGCCTGAGGTCTTTATGGACATCTTTGAGAAGGTGAAAGCCGAGCAGAAGGATTAAAGAATATTGTCAGGAGGGAACTTTATGTGATTCAGCCTCGGTCAGAATGTTCTGTCTTCATGATTATGTTGAAGGATTTCAAAGTTTTTCTGATAGTCTGTATAGATCTATTGACACGCCGTAGCAAGTAAAGCTATTCAGACTATCAAGCAAAAGCTAGTTGATTCTATTTCGGTGCATTTTTTGTGTCACAGATTTCGGCACGAAAATAGAATGTCGAGGCAGAGACGTTCTTGGTAGCCTGTCACTTCCAGCCCACAAAGCGAGCATTTCATGCCATGAGAGCACACAGATTAACGCCTGTCATGCAACGAGAGTCTGGGTCATTCGTAAaatgagaagaaaaaaaagactacCCAAAAGAAAGTGAAAGGGAGAAAGCGTAGATGATACATAACCAAGATGCAAATGGGAAGTGAAAAACAAGGATACAGCCcagtaaaaggaagaaaagtgAAGGAGAAGGTGATATGACCAAAGCCTCACCCGGCTAAGTCATCCCACAGAGGAGTCATAACAGATCGTAGCAAGTCATGGAATTTTTGAGAttccattttcaatttctgGGAGTCTTCAGCGGGTCGTCTGCGCTTTGACCTGATGCAATTCATAATCGGGAAGGTAATCAAACCAGTCGGTCTCGGGATTATAGCGGTATGCCTTGAACTCTACTCCATAAGGCTTGGGCTCAAGCATGTAAAGGATACCCATCGGGACATCGAGGTCAGCAACCTCGTCACGCTTCAGACCACGGAAGTAGGCCAAGAGCACACGAGCAACGGACCTATGCCCAACCAGGAGCACATGGTCTGTAGTGCGCTCTACCTCAACAATGACGGTGCGCGATCTATTGATGATATCGAGGTAGCTTTCTCCTCCTGGTCCAGGGTATCGATAGAAGAGTTTATCTCTTTTGCGGTGGGCGTATTCCTCGGGGTACTGCTCTTGGATTTCCTTGTATGTCATACCTTCCATCTTGCCGGAATGGATTTCGTCCAGCATTCTCATCTGCTTGACATCGTAATCATCTTCATTGAAGTATTCGGCAGTTTGAACAGAGCGTTGCATCATTGAAGACCAGACACAGAAGTTGCGTGGCCCTTCTTGAGGAAGATATGATGGGTTGGGAGGTGTAATGTCACCAGCTCGAGGCGGAAAGTGCTTGAGAAGGTCCTTCTGTCGCTGATATGCTTCCCACTGCTGCCGTTGGTGATCCACGAAGCGAGCCAACGCCTTGGCATACTTTCTCCCGTTCTCGCTGAGATCAGAGTCACCGCCGATGCGGCCTGCGGCATCGTCCAAGCTTTCGCCGTGCCGTGTGATCCAAATTTGGCGCGGAGAGAGATTGAAATTGAGCAAATAGTAGACAACCTGAGAAGCAAGGAAACCATGGGTCTGGTGAGCAACGACTTTACGACCGACGTCAATCATCTGGATGAAAGCCATACGATGTTTTTCCTCGTATTCGCCGAGAGGCACATAGGACTTTTCATAGAGAGCAACACGCTTCTTGAAGTCTTGAAGTGCCTCAGTGGGGTCCTGGCCTTTGTAGTCGGGGCCAGAAAGTTTCAGGCGCATGTTAGCCTCGAGCAAGTCCTGATCCATGCAGCTGCTTTCAAGGAACAGGATGTTGAGTTCGGGACCAGCGCGATTGCGAATATGGTCGACAATCGCTTTGCGGCGTTCCATGGTGCTGTTGGTCGCGTCGAGGATACCAATGCTGCCACCTTCCTCCAAAATGTAATCCAGTAACTCATCAAGAGTGTCCAGCGCGACCTGTTCTCTCATCTTGACGGCACGTTGATTTTGGGGGTCAAAGAAGTTGGCGGTCTGGTCCATTGGTTCAGGGGAAGCTTCGTTGATAGCTTCTTCATTCTCACGAGATTGTGCAGGGCCTGCATCGATTGAGGGCACAACGGTACTTCCATTTGGGGAAAATTGTTCAGGTTCTTCTCCGTTCACGAGAATCTTGGTTTGCACCACTGGAGGGGGAAGCGGTACCTCGTTCTCTGGCGGTGAGACGTCTGATGAGTTCAAAGTGGTACCAACGCTGACGCTCAACCGGCGCACTGAGTCAACGAGATCTTTGTGGAAAGCACTTGGTTTCCGACGCTGGCCACGATCAAGCGGGGCAGGTGAGGGGGACTTTCCAGCGGCCACACGGCGACGCTGTCCAACATTGAAGATTTCGGTGTCATGTTGGAGCCAGTTTAAGTAGCGGGCCAGCTTCTTGGTAATGTAACTTTTGCCTCGGGCCGGAAGACCAACCATGACAATGACAAGCTTTGCACCAACATCCCGCTGGGCAATGCGGCCATCAGGAGACACCTTGGACTTGGTCAATCCGGGGATATCAAGAGTAGTTGCGCGCACTCGACCGGGGGTACCAGGAAGGTGATAAAGGCCCGATCTGCAAGGATCACATTAGTGACAGTTCGCCAAACGCAAGTCCCAAAACAGTTAACGTAAAAGCAACGGGCTGGAGTCCGGGGTAAGGTAGATTAGCTCAAGATAAGGCTGTAAAGAGCCCTGAAACTGGACTGGTCCCGAGATGAGCCGATCACGCCTCATTCTGATAGGCTCAAGTATATTAAAGTCCAAGGTTCTGGACCAAAAAAGGAGAAACAATACTCACATCTGTGGAGACGGAGGTGCGGTAGAAACCGGAGTGTCTGTCAAAGCCGTTCCGACTCCGCCCTTAGGCGGCAGTGACGATTTGTGGGAATCGGAATGCAGGTCATTACCTAGCGCTCGGTTGACGACAGTTTTCGGAGGCATAAGAGCTCCTTCTTTCCCCGATCCGGAGCCATCAGAAGTGCCGTTGGGTTTAATATTACTCCTCGGATCCCCCATCTCAGGCGAAATGGCCGACGTCATGACCGACCGGGCGATGCTAGAATGTTGCGCCATCCCCCAGTGGGATGTTCTGTGTGAGTGTTTATTAAGGGTATTGTTGCTCG
Above is a window of Penicillium digitatum chromosome 2, complete sequence DNA encoding:
- a CDS encoding SPX, N-terminal, translating into MRFGKTLRAAVYPPWKGKYIDYTKLKTLLRENDVTRDGEDASDSDDDQWTEQDEEAFVQELLNVELDKVNSFQAETSQQLRERTTACEVKLRPVASTPEQETPVLDEQKKRAIASEVLQELDNITKEVSALEKYSRINFTGFLKAAKKHDRKRGARYRVKPLLQVRLSQLPFNSEDYSPLVHRLSVMYSFVRETLSHDIVQPRETEHGFGRETYSSYKFWVHSDNVLEVKTHILRRLPVLIYRPGTSKDLDTITEDPTITSLYFDSPQFDLYNQKVARAPEAGSLRLRWTGSLKDKPTIQLEKKIVTDDDESRQVKVQLKDKHIKEFLDGEYRFDKKLHRMEDSNNGESAAAEALKKDVDELQSFIKDNDLQPMLRANYTRTAFQIPGNDRIRISLDTNLALIREDILDSERPCRDPSEWHRTDLDDADMTYPFNAVRTGEITRFPHALLEIQLRGKAHNTEWVKDLMVSHLVKDAPRFSKFVHGVASLFEDHVNSFPFWLGELENDIRRDPETAFHEEQERLARRAEENIAVGSFMGDARSPGVRPQVGSPYHQYSSAGSPSAMRRSSAVTEPAARSPRPSIPEPQRRDTEPAPEPEEEPGPPTRVESIFQFLGLSPQRWLGESVSLPPGVRHPGVWIKDAGPVRVESKVYLANQRTFIKWLHISILLSSLSLGLYNAAGKHNQVAQALAVVYTFFAIFAAVWGWFMYERRARLIRQRSGKDLDNMFGPIVVCIGLAVALVLNFVFKYSSALSQGRNHPLPMPVYSNSSAIFDSNSGGSWGNLNQAQQVL
- a CDS encoding DSBA oxidoreductase, with protein sequence MTNFQIQIISDTVCPWCYVGYRRLSRAITTHQATYPADTFSLHWKAFYLNPAGAEYPGINKAEMYTRKFGAERTEAIFARLSAVGKGEGIQFSFGGNTGLTRDSHRLLWFAGQREAEEGAEKEGAHGGTGGVIGGLQTRVAEQLFRAYFEDEKNITDLKILVEAGVGAGLDRDTVKKLLDEDIGAQDVDLEAKMAARRLVSGVPYISVQGKYHVEGADEPEVFMDIFEKVKAEQKD
- a CDS encoding 6-phosphofructo-2-kinase 1, giving the protein MTSAISPEMGDPRSNIKPNGTSDGSGSGKEGALMPPKTVVNRALGNDLHSDSHKSSLPPKGGVGTALTDTPVSTAPPSPQISGLYHLPGTPGRVRATTLDIPGLTKSKVSPDGRIAQRDVGAKLVIVMVGLPARGKSYITKKLARYLNWLQHDTEIFNVGQRRRVAAGKSPSPAPLDRGQRRKPSAFHKDLVDSVRRLSVSVGTTLNSSDVSPPENEVPLPPPVVQTKILVNGEEPEQFSPNGSTVVPSIDAGPAQSRENEEAINEASPEPMDQTANFFDPQNQRAVKMREQVALDTLDELLDYILEEGGSIGILDATNSTMERRKAIVDHIRNRAGPELNILFLESSCMDQDLLEANMRLKLSGPDYKGQDPTEALQDFKKRVALYEKSYVPLGEYEEKHRMAFIQMIDVGRKVVAHQTHGFLASQVVYYLLNFNLSPRQIWITRHGESLDDAAGRIGGDSDLSENGRKYAKALARFVDHQRQQWEAYQRQKDLLKHFPPRAGDITPPNPSYLPQEGPRNFCVWSSMMQRSVQTAEYFNEDDYDVKQMRMLDEIHSGKMEGMTYKEIQEQYPEEYAHRKRDKLFYRYPGPGGESYLDIINRSRTVIVEVERTTDHVLLVGHRSVARVLLAYFRGLKRDEVADLDVPMGILYMLEPKPYGVEFKAYRYNPETDWFDYLPDYELHQVKAQTTR